In the Malaya genurostris strain Urasoe2022 chromosome 1, Malgen_1.1, whole genome shotgun sequence genome, one interval contains:
- the LOC131426657 gene encoding forkhead box protein P2 isoform X1 has translation MKLFFDINTKSRCKQLIIFFPAYVTRIFQILTELFSHTKTEESTLKLSIHPLFGGGACRWPGCERVFDEFNDFYQHLQSDHINGDYSAAQARIQMEVVCQLHLQLQKERDRLQAMILHLNKKNEMARIPMAGASPFIPQIPPPPPPYELIAGLRFPPPVTIAAGDAGMAEVAALQLTGKQQQALHHHQQQQHQHQQQQQASRSKGSGVRAKYFGSQEAAAEAGAFKEMNYPDVQDGEFEAMCRADIKTSFTSAVASFFSSTDVHKNREFYRSHDVRPPFTYASLIRQSIIESPEKQLTLNEIYNWFQNTFCYFRRNAATWKNAVRHNLSLHKCFMRVENIKGAVWTVNEAEFCKRRPQKLGIMQFKFQNAPGPGLLTTGSGGGGGSGSKKKSVTTAQSLPPPSSTMGLKPPPASFYYQRFVPDSAPWGDSPE, from the exons ATGAAACTGTTTTTCGATATTAACACAAAGTCCAGATGCAAgcaattaataatattttttccagCTTATGTGAccagaatttttcaaatactGACCGAACTTTTTTCTCACACCAAAACAGAAGAATCCACCCTTAAACTATCGATTCACCCCCTGTTCGGAGGCGGTGCCTGCCGGTGGCCTGGTTGTGAACGGGTTTTCGACGAATTCAACGACTTCTACCAGCACCTACAGTCGGACCATATCAACGGGGACTATTCGGCCGCCCAGGCTCGCATCCAGATGGAAGTGGTTTGCCAGTTGCACCTGCAGTTGCAGAAGGAGCGCGACCGGCTGCAGGCAATGATTTTGCATCTGAACAAAAAGAACGAAATGGCTCGCATTCCGATGGCCGGTGCCAGTCCATTTATTCCGCAGATTCCACCACCCCCACCACCGTACGAATTGATCGCAGGGTTGCGTTTTCCACCACCCGTCACCATCGCAGCAGGCGACGCTGGGATGGCCGAAGTGGCTGCGCTGCAACTTACTGGTAAGCAACAGCAGGCGTTGCATCAccatcagcagcagcaacatcaacatcagcagcagcagcaggcgAGTCGATCGAAGGGATCCGGAGTACGAGCGAAATATTTCGGATCGCAGGAGGCGGCGGCGGAGGCCGGTGCTTTCAAGGAGATGAACTATCCCGATGTTCAAGACGGTGAGTTTGAGGCAATGTGCCGAGCAGACATTAAAACGAGCTTCACCTCAGCGGTCGCTTCTTTTTTCTCTTCGACAGATGTTCACAAGAATCGGGAGTTTTACCGTAGCCACGACGTTCGGCCACCATTCACGTATGCATCTCTGATTAGACAA TCAATAATTGAATCGCCGGAGAAGCAACTGACGCTGAATGAAATTTACAACTGGTTTCAGAACACTTTTTGCTATTTCCGAAGAAACGCAGCGACTTGGAAG AACGCCGTCCGTCACAACCTGTCGCTACACAAGTGCTTCATGCGGGTCGAGAACATCAAGGGCGCCGTCTGGACCGTAAACGAGGCAGAGTTTTGCAAGCGTCGGCCCCAGAAGCTCGGAATAATGCAGTTTAAATTTCAGAATGCCCCCGGGCCTGGTCTATTGACGACGGGCAGTGGCGGCGGAGGTGGAAGCGGCAGCAAGAAGAAATCGGTCACCACGGCCCAATCGCTGCCACCACCATCATCGACAATGGGGCTGAAGCCACCGCCGGCCAGTTTCTACTACCAACGGTTCGTACCAGATTCCGCGCCTTGGGGGGACTCTCCTGAGTGA
- the LOC131426657 gene encoding forkhead box protein P1-B isoform X2, whose protein sequence is MKLFFDINTKSRCKQLIIFFPAYVTRIFQILTELFSHTKTEESTLKLSIHPLFGGGACRWPGCERVFDEFNDFYQHLQSDHINGDYSAAQARIQMEVVCQLHLQLQKERDRLQAMILHLNKKNEMARIPMAGASPFIPQIPPPPPPYELIAGLRFPPPVTIAAGDAGMAEVAALQLTGKQQQALHHHQQQQHQHQQQQQASRSKGSGVRAKYFGSQEAAAEAGAFKEMNYPDVQDAVASFFSSTDVHKNREFYRSHDVRPPFTYASLIRQSIIESPEKQLTLNEIYNWFQNTFCYFRRNAATWKNAIRTNLSLHKCFVRYEDDFGSFWMVDDHEFLKRRHLSRGRPRKYDITMALEGDEPHSGAAPGSATSTATGTAAPTVGHGQNHPPTLGGTPPPLIGSHCYDGGGCPEDGLRSPKKEFLRR, encoded by the exons ATGAAACTGTTTTTCGATATTAACACAAAGTCCAGATGCAAgcaattaataatattttttccagCTTATGTGAccagaatttttcaaatactGACCGAACTTTTTTCTCACACCAAAACAGAAGAATCCACCCTTAAACTATCGATTCACCCCCTGTTCGGAGGCGGTGCCTGCCGGTGGCCTGGTTGTGAACGGGTTTTCGACGAATTCAACGACTTCTACCAGCACCTACAGTCGGACCATATCAACGGGGACTATTCGGCCGCCCAGGCTCGCATCCAGATGGAAGTGGTTTGCCAGTTGCACCTGCAGTTGCAGAAGGAGCGCGACCGGCTGCAGGCAATGATTTTGCATCTGAACAAAAAGAACGAAATGGCTCGCATTCCGATGGCCGGTGCCAGTCCATTTATTCCGCAGATTCCACCACCCCCACCACCGTACGAATTGATCGCAGGGTTGCGTTTTCCACCACCCGTCACCATCGCAGCAGGCGACGCTGGGATGGCCGAAGTGGCTGCGCTGCAACTTACTGGTAAGCAACAGCAGGCGTTGCATCAccatcagcagcagcaacatcaacatcagcagcagcagcaggcgAGTCGATCGAAGGGATCCGGAGTACGAGCGAAATATTTCGGATCGCAGGAGGCGGCGGCGGAGGCCGGTGCTTTCAAGGAGATGAACTATCCCGATGTTCAAGACG CGGTCGCTTCTTTTTTCTCTTCGACAGATGTTCACAAGAATCGGGAGTTTTACCGTAGCCACGACGTTCGGCCACCATTCACGTATGCATCTCTGATTAGACAA TCAATAATTGAATCGCCGGAGAAGCAACTGACGCTGAATGAAATTTACAACTGGTTTCAGAACACTTTTTGCTATTTCCGAAGAAACGCAGCGACTTGGAAG AACGCAATCCGGACGAACCTGTCGCTGCACAAGTGCTTTGTCCGGTACGAGGACGATTTCGGTTCGTTCTGGATGGTGGACGATCACGAGTTCCTGAAGCGACGGCATCTGTCACGGGGGAGGCCTCGCAAATACGACATCACCATGGCCCTGGAAGGGGACGAACCGCACTCGGGTGCCGCACCCGGTTCCGCAACGTCCACGGCAACGGGAACAGCAGCGCCAACCGTCGGTCACGGACAGAACCATCCACCGACACTCGGTGGAACGCCGCCACCACTGATCGGTAGTCACTGCTACGATGGCGGCGGATGTCCCGAGGACGGGCTTCGGTCCCCGAAGAAAGAATTTCTCAGACGGTAA
- the LOC131426657 gene encoding forkhead box protein P1-B isoform X4 encodes MKLFFDINTKSRCKQLIIFFPAYVTRIFQILTELFSHTKTEESTLKLSIHPLFGGGACRWPGCERVFDEFNDFYQHLQSDHINGDYSAAQARIQMEVVCQLHLQLQKERDRLQAMILHLNKKNEMARIPMAGASPFIPQIPPPPPPYELIAGLRFPPPVTIAAGDAGMAEVAALQLTGKQQQALHHHQQQQHQHQQQQQASRSKGSGVRAKYFGSQEAAAEAGAFKEMNYPDVQDAVASFFSSTDVHKNREFYRSHDVRPPFTYASLIRQSIIESPEKQLTLNEIYNWFQNTFCYFRRNAATWKNAVRHNLSLHKCFMRVENIKGAVWTVNENAPGPGLLTTGSGGGGGSGSKKKSVTTAQSLPPPSSTMGLKPPPASFYYQRFVPDSAPWGDSPE; translated from the exons ATGAAACTGTTTTTCGATATTAACACAAAGTCCAGATGCAAgcaattaataatattttttccagCTTATGTGAccagaatttttcaaatactGACCGAACTTTTTTCTCACACCAAAACAGAAGAATCCACCCTTAAACTATCGATTCACCCCCTGTTCGGAGGCGGTGCCTGCCGGTGGCCTGGTTGTGAACGGGTTTTCGACGAATTCAACGACTTCTACCAGCACCTACAGTCGGACCATATCAACGGGGACTATTCGGCCGCCCAGGCTCGCATCCAGATGGAAGTGGTTTGCCAGTTGCACCTGCAGTTGCAGAAGGAGCGCGACCGGCTGCAGGCAATGATTTTGCATCTGAACAAAAAGAACGAAATGGCTCGCATTCCGATGGCCGGTGCCAGTCCATTTATTCCGCAGATTCCACCACCCCCACCACCGTACGAATTGATCGCAGGGTTGCGTTTTCCACCACCCGTCACCATCGCAGCAGGCGACGCTGGGATGGCCGAAGTGGCTGCGCTGCAACTTACTGGTAAGCAACAGCAGGCGTTGCATCAccatcagcagcagcaacatcaacatcagcagcagcagcaggcgAGTCGATCGAAGGGATCCGGAGTACGAGCGAAATATTTCGGATCGCAGGAGGCGGCGGCGGAGGCCGGTGCTTTCAAGGAGATGAACTATCCCGATGTTCAAGACG CGGTCGCTTCTTTTTTCTCTTCGACAGATGTTCACAAGAATCGGGAGTTTTACCGTAGCCACGACGTTCGGCCACCATTCACGTATGCATCTCTGATTAGACAA TCAATAATTGAATCGCCGGAGAAGCAACTGACGCTGAATGAAATTTACAACTGGTTTCAGAACACTTTTTGCTATTTCCGAAGAAACGCAGCGACTTGGAAG AACGCCGTCCGTCACAACCTGTCGCTACACAAGTGCTTCATGCGGGTCGAGAACATCAAGGGCGCCGTCTGGACCGTAAACGAG AATGCCCCCGGGCCTGGTCTATTGACGACGGGCAGTGGCGGCGGAGGTGGAAGCGGCAGCAAGAAGAAATCGGTCACCACGGCCCAATCGCTGCCACCACCATCATCGACAATGGGGCTGAAGCCACCGCCGGCCAGTTTCTACTACCAACGGTTCGTACCAGATTCCGCGCCTTGGGGGGACTCTCCTGAGTGA
- the LOC131426657 gene encoding forkhead box protein P1-B isoform X3, with translation MKLFFDINTKSRCKQLIIFFPAYVTRIFQILTELFSHTKTEESTLKLSIHPLFGGGACRWPGCERVFDEFNDFYQHLQSDHINGDYSAAQARIQMEVVCQLHLQLQKERDRLQAMILHLNKKNEMARIPMAGASPFIPQIPPPPPPYELIAGLRFPPPVTIAAGDAGMAEVAALQLTGKQQQALHHHQQQQHQHQQQQQASRSKGSGVRAKYFGSQEAAAEAGAFKEMNYPDVQDDVHKNREFYRSHDVRPPFTYASLIRQSIIESPEKQLTLNEIYNWFQNTFCYFRRNAATWKNAIRTNLSLHKCFVRYEDDFGSFWMVDDHEFLKRRHLSRGRPRKYDITMALEGDEPHSGAAPGSATSTATGTAAPTVGHGQNHPPTLGGTPPPLIGSHCYDGGGCPEDGLRSPKKEFLRR, from the exons ATGAAACTGTTTTTCGATATTAACACAAAGTCCAGATGCAAgcaattaataatattttttccagCTTATGTGAccagaatttttcaaatactGACCGAACTTTTTTCTCACACCAAAACAGAAGAATCCACCCTTAAACTATCGATTCACCCCCTGTTCGGAGGCGGTGCCTGCCGGTGGCCTGGTTGTGAACGGGTTTTCGACGAATTCAACGACTTCTACCAGCACCTACAGTCGGACCATATCAACGGGGACTATTCGGCCGCCCAGGCTCGCATCCAGATGGAAGTGGTTTGCCAGTTGCACCTGCAGTTGCAGAAGGAGCGCGACCGGCTGCAGGCAATGATTTTGCATCTGAACAAAAAGAACGAAATGGCTCGCATTCCGATGGCCGGTGCCAGTCCATTTATTCCGCAGATTCCACCACCCCCACCACCGTACGAATTGATCGCAGGGTTGCGTTTTCCACCACCCGTCACCATCGCAGCAGGCGACGCTGGGATGGCCGAAGTGGCTGCGCTGCAACTTACTGGTAAGCAACAGCAGGCGTTGCATCAccatcagcagcagcaacatcaacatcagcagcagcagcaggcgAGTCGATCGAAGGGATCCGGAGTACGAGCGAAATATTTCGGATCGCAGGAGGCGGCGGCGGAGGCCGGTGCTTTCAAGGAGATGAACTATCCCGATGTTCAAGACG ATGTTCACAAGAATCGGGAGTTTTACCGTAGCCACGACGTTCGGCCACCATTCACGTATGCATCTCTGATTAGACAA TCAATAATTGAATCGCCGGAGAAGCAACTGACGCTGAATGAAATTTACAACTGGTTTCAGAACACTTTTTGCTATTTCCGAAGAAACGCAGCGACTTGGAAG AACGCAATCCGGACGAACCTGTCGCTGCACAAGTGCTTTGTCCGGTACGAGGACGATTTCGGTTCGTTCTGGATGGTGGACGATCACGAGTTCCTGAAGCGACGGCATCTGTCACGGGGGAGGCCTCGCAAATACGACATCACCATGGCCCTGGAAGGGGACGAACCGCACTCGGGTGCCGCACCCGGTTCCGCAACGTCCACGGCAACGGGAACAGCAGCGCCAACCGTCGGTCACGGACAGAACCATCCACCGACACTCGGTGGAACGCCGCCACCACTGATCGGTAGTCACTGCTACGATGGCGGCGGATGTCCCGAGGACGGGCTTCGGTCCCCGAAGAAAGAATTTCTCAGACGGTAA